In Geotalea uraniireducens, the genomic window GGCGCCGGCACCGAAGCCGACATCCAGGGCCGGGTCAAGCAGATTCGTGCCCAGATCGAAGAAACTACCAGCGATTACGACCGTGAGAAACTTCAGGAGCGTCTCGCCAAACTGGTCGGCGGCGTAGCGGTGATCAAGGTCGGTGCTGCCACCGAAACCGAAATGAAAGAGAAGAAAGCCCGCGTCGAAGACGCCCTCCACGCCACCCGCGCTGCGGTGGAAGAAGGGATCGTCCCCGGCGGCGGCGTCGCCTATCTCCGTTCCCTGGCCGCTCTTGACAGCGTTTCGCTGGCCACCGAGCAGCAGTTCGGCGTTAACGTCATCAAGCGCTCCCTGGAAGAGCCGATCCGTCAGATTGCCCAGAATGCCGGCGTCGACGGCTCCATCGTCGTCGACAAGGTGAAAAACGGCGCCGAGTCTTTCGGTTACAACGCCGCCGAGGATGAGTATGTCGACATGCTCGTCGCCGGGATCATCGACCCGACCAAGGTTTCCCGTTCGGCACTGCAGAACGCCGCTTCCGTGGCCGGCCTGATGCTGACCACCGAAGCGATGATCGCCGACATGCCGAAAGAAGAAGCCGCGATGCCGGCAATGCCCGGCGGCATGGGCGGCATGGGCGGCATGGGTGGCATGGGCGGCATGATGTAACCCCGCCACTGCGGCAACGCTGCAACAGAGGGGAGACCGGACGGTCTCCCCTTTTTTTTTCACCGCCGACCCTCCTCGCTGTTTACAGCACGGTTTCCCTCTCGTAACACCCTGAAATAACGCCGAATCATTTATTAAAAATAACCCGGTCGATCTTGGCGACCCGGAAAAATGTGTATAATTGATAGCGATGGGGGGTGCCCCGCGACCTGTGCTCCGAGGAGGGGAATCGACGATGAACGCTAACAGCAAATGGACGCTGCATCAACACCTCGAGGCCGTCAAGAACGGCAGCCGGCGTTTTGAAAACGCTTTCCAAGGGGTCGCACGGATGATTCTCGAAGGAGAAATCGAAAAGATCACCGTCAATGGACGGATGACCTACGATTTCAAAATCTTCCGCACCGGCCGCAAACACCCGATCGGCATGTACGACGAGATCAACAGCTTCGTGTCGTTCGTCAAGGATGCCGCCGAAGGGGGGTCATCGAAAGAGATGGCATTCGTCCTGGTCGGCGAACCTGGTAACGGCAAGACATTCTTCGTCGAATTCGTCTGCGCCAAGTACCGGCAGTTCCTCAACCGGGAAGAGAATCGCAAGTTCACCTTCCAGTTCACCGGCATGGACCGGCTCGGCAGCTACGGCAAGATTGCGACCATCGAATCGCAGACTTACGAAGACCCGATGATCCTGGCGATGAACCTGGGGGAAACGACGGACGAGACCCGGAACTACCTTGCCGCCCAGTTCGGTTTCAGTGACGATGAGCTCGAAACGTTCTACGACGATTACCGGCCCCTCGGGGCATGCTCAGGCTACATGTGGAACGACATCCGAAAATTCACCGGCGGCGATCTGGCGGAGATGCTCTCGTTCGTCGAGGTGGTGCCGGTGCCACTGACGGAGAGCCTCGGCACCGTGACCGGCAAGTATGCCGCCAAGGACAAGATTACCTCGTCGGCCGTCGACCTGCTCGGCGAGGAGTCGATCCAGCGGCTTCTCCACATCACCGACACCAACAACCCTTACCGTTTCGACCTGCGGCGCGGCGCGCTGGCCCGGGTCGCCGGCGGCGGCATCCATTTCTCCGATGAAATCTACAAGAATAAGAAGGACCTGGTCCAGGTCTATCTCGGCGTAATCCAGAACCGGGTGATCGAAATCGACGGCTACAAGTGGCCGATCGACACCCTGATCATCGCCACCAGCAACAATTCCGAATTCAATCGTTTCCTGGCCGAAAAGGAAGAGGCGCCGATCATCGACCGCTGCCGGATCTGCTACGTCTCCCACAACACTAACTACCGGATGCAGGAGAGCCTGACCAACTACGCCATCGGTAGCGAGACCAAGACCACCCTGACCAAGGAAGAGCTGCACCAGGACCCGAACCTGAATTATGCGGCATCGGTGGCCATCACCCTCACCCGCCTCCCCCGCTCGGAAAAACTCACCCCGATCGAGACGATGAAGTTGGCCGCCGGCGAGATCGCCGGGGAGAAGAGCCTCAAGACCCTGGCCGAAGTGATCGACGTACTCAACCAGGAACCGGACATCACCAAGCGGTTCGGCCAGAGAGGGCTCGGCCAGCGGAACCTCGGCCGGGCGATCCAGTTGCTGGTGGAAAGCTCAGAAACCAACGAAGGGCGCTGCATGGTCGCCCACGACGTCTTTACTTCGCTGGAGCGGATCGTTCTCGATTATGTTGCTGACGCCAACGACCGGGCCAAGTACCTTGAAGACTTGAAGACCGCCAAGGGGCTCTACCGGGAACGGATCATGACCGAGATGTTCAACGCCTACATGGACGAGCCGTACGCCATCAAGAAAGACGTCATGAACTACGTCAATATGGTCATCGGCATCGATGCCGAAAATCTCGGCCCCGACAAGATGTGGAAGTACAAGGATCCCCAGACCGGCGAACTGAAGGCGCTGAAAATCGACGAGCGTTACGTGCGGAACGTCGAAGATCGGCTCGGGCTCAAAACCGACGAGCAGCGGGAGAGCTTCCGGACCTCCGTCCGCAAGATCTATGGCCAGAAGATCTCCGTCGATCCGAACTATGACTTCATGGATAACCTGGAACTGGTGAAGGCGGTGACCGACGTCCGCCTCAAGTCCGATATCGCCGGCGCCGGAAGCCTGATCGGGGCGCTGGCCAACCGGACCAACGAGGAGAACCAGAAGCTCTACGACCGGATGATCACCACCATGCTGAAGAAACTCGGTTACTGCCGGACCTGTGCGCAGAAAACCATCGAGTACTTCTGCACCCAGGAAGACGAGACCTAGCCGCAGCGCAACGCCGGGACCCTCCTCCTCGCCCCCTCCTCCAAAAGATGGAGAACCTACCGCTTCCTCTCCCCCGGTGGGAGAGGGTCGGGGGAGAGGGGGAGCATCCGAGGCTCGGAAATCGAGAACATGGACCAAAAGCTCTTACACCTTCTCAACACACTGAACGAACAGGACCTCTCCCCGGAGCGGGAGGCCCGGCTCAGGCAGGAGCTTGCGGAGGGAAGAAAGCACATTCTTCCCTCCCCGCCCCTCGTCGCGCCGCGGCAGCCCGGCATCTACGACTACGCTGATCCGGCCGCGCTGCAAGGGATCGCTGCCATGCAGGGCAGCAGCGCCACCAGCATGCATTCCCTCGACGAACTGTTGGAGCGTGACCGGCTGCGGGAGGAAGACGGCTTTCCGCGCAAGATTCGGATCGGCAAGCTGATCAAGCCGACCCGGGGAGGAAAGGAAAAATTCGTGGTGGTACCGACCACCGTCGAGGAAAAGTTCATCCATGACCGATCGCCCCTGCCGCCGGAGGAGGAAGAGCCGCTGGGCGGAGCCGGCGACGGTGAGGAAGGGGAAGTGATCGGCGAACAGCCGGTTCGCCCCGAACAGGGAGGGGGGAGCGGCACAGCCGGCCACGGCGAAGGTGAATCTCACGAACTGGAGTCATCGGCTTACGACCTGGGGAAGATCCTGACGGAACGGTTTCAGCTGCCGAATCTGAAGGAAAAAGGGAAAAAGAGTTCGCTGTCCCATTACACCTACGACCTGACCGACCGGAACCGGGGTTTCGGCCAGATCCTGGAAAAAAAGCAGACCCTGCGCCGGATTATCGAAACCAACATCAACCTCGGCACCATCACGGACGTGGCCGACATCGATACGACCCAACTGCTCATCGCCCCGCGGGACCGGATTTACCGCATCCTCTCCCGCGAACTGGAGTACGAATCCCAGGCGCTGGTCTTTTTCATCCGCGACTATTCCGGCTCCATGGAAGGGCTGGCGACAGAAGTTATCTGCTCCCAGCACGTGCTGATCTACAGCTGGCTCCTCTACCAGTTTGCCCGCCAGGTCGAATCCCGGTTTGTTCTGCATGACAATGATGCCCGAGAAGTCCCCGATTTCTACACCTACTATAACCTGCGGGTGGCCGGTGGGACTCGCGTTGCCGCCGCGCTCCGGCTGGTCAACGAGCTCGTGGAGCAGGAAAACCTGGCCAAGGATTACAACATCTATGTGTTCTACGGCACCGACGGCGACGACTGGGACACCAACGGCGAGCAGACCCTCCCCGAATTGCGGCGGATGCTCGGCTACTCCAACCGGGTCGGCATCACCATCGCCGAGCATAATGCCTACGGCTCCACCGGAGCCACCGAAGTGGAGCGTTACCTGAAGCGGTCGGGCCTTCTGGAAGAACAGCCGGAGCTGCTCCGGCTCGACATCATGGGTGAGGACGCCGACGAGCCGCGGATCATCGACGGGATCAAGAAGCTGATTTCTTAGGAGACGGATTCGGAGGGGCAGGCCCCCGTGCCTGCCCTTCACGGGGACCGTTCCCCCGCAGGCGGGAAAATGCAACTTATCGACCAGCACACGAAAAAGATCATGGAGGGGTGCAAGGAGCGGGCACGGGAGGCTGGCCTCCGCTTCCAGGACGAAACCCTCGAATACATTGTCACCAATCGGGATATGCTGGAGCTTTCGCCAAAGGTGATGATCCCGACCCTCTACGACTATTGGGTGCATGATGTCGAAGTGATGAAAGGCAAAGGGAAATACGAACTCTATCCCCACAATCCGTACGAGACGGTAATCAACACCCGGCCCCCAATCTCGTTCTACAACGACAATAACCCCGATTGGCTGAACGTGATGATCTTCTATCATGTCCTGGCCCATATCGACTTTTTCCAGAACAATCTCTACTACCGCCATACCTGGGACTACGACCTGACCGGCAAAGCCCTCTCCGACAAGCGGCTCATCGCCCGGCTCCGTTCCGAGCACGGCCGCTGGGTCGATTACTTGATCGAATTCGGTCGATCCATCGACAATCTCGTCGGTTATTTCGACGAACTGTCCGGGTTGTTCCGCGAAGAAATTCCGCCCTTCACCCGGCGCCTCGACTTTTACTTCGACTACTTTCTCCAGACCATCAAGAAGACGAAAACGGCAGATTACGTCAAAGAGATCGAACGGTACAATCGATCGATGCGGGAATATGGTGAGCTGGGCGAGGAGACTTTTTTTGCCGACACGGCCAGAAAATACCCGGAATTCGAAGCGATCTACCTGAAGAGCACCCAAGGCGGGAAAACGCGCAAACAGGATCTCCTGCAGTTCATCATGGAGAACTCGGAGTTCCTCAACCAGAGTGAAAACAAATGGATGAAATCGGTCCTCGAACTGCTCCGCTCAACCTCGATTTACTTCCAGCCCCAGATCAGGACCAAGATTATGAACGAAGGCTGGGCCAGCTACTGGCATGAGCAGCTGTTCCTTACCGACGAGCGGATCAAGGGCCACGAGATCGATTTTGCCCGCTGCCATTCGGGTGTCACCGCTCTCAGCCGGGTGGGGCTCAACCCGTACGCCATCGGCATGCGCCTGTTCCAGTACCTCGAAGAGATTGCCGACCAGGGGAGGCTGTCACTCGATTTCCAGCGGCTCGCCGACATCGGGCTCAGGGAGCGCTACGACCGGCAAACCGGCACGGGACGGGAGATGATCTTCGCCCTGCGGGAAAACTACTGCGACTTCAGCTTCATCAGTACCTTTATCGACCAGGACTTCGTCAACCGGCACAAGCTGTTCGTCGCCGGCCGACGGTTCAACAAGGAGCGGATGGCGTGGCAGTATTACGTCAAGAGCCGCAAGGCGGAAGAGTATCGAGCCATGTTGCTCAACTCCCTCTACCATCCGCCGAAGATCGAGATCGAGCTGCACAAGGGCGGGGGAAAGTACCTTTATCTGATTCATCAGTTCGAGGAAAAACCGCTGATCAGGGAATTCATCGCCAACACGATGATGGGCATCGAATTCCTCTGGGGCGGTCCGGTGCAGTTGGAAACCAGCGAGGTGGTTTCCGGACCGCCCGCGGAAAGCTATCAGACCCTTGCCCAGCAGCCGAAGCGGGGCCAAGGGGCGAAAATTCACTGGCGCCGGTTCGTGTACACCATGGAAAACCGGGCACTCACCAAGACCGCTTTGTGATCGGAACCGACCTATGGACACCATTGCCCGGGCATTGCAACATATCGACTTGAAAATGAAGGATTGGAACCACCGTGCGCCGATCCCCTTTGAAGAATTCCTGAATATCCTCGTCAGCAGGCCGAATGCGGTGATCAGGAACATCTTTCAGCTGTTCCACGACATGGTGATGAGCCACATCAGCATCGGCTCGGACGAGTACCCGGACGACCCGGAATCGATCCACTACATGCCCTACGATTGTCGGAAGCTCTTCGTCGAGAATACCGACAACCCTTTCTTTGCCGACCGGCTCTTCGCCAACCGGCTGGTGAACCTGGTCGAAGCGTGGCAGCGTGGTACCCAGCAGAACAAGATCTACGTCTTCGAGGGTCCGCCGGGGAGCGGCAAGAGCACCCTGTTGAACAACCTGCTGATGAAATTTGAAAACTACGCCAATACCAGCGAAGGAATGTGCTACGAAGCGGTCTGGCGCCTCGACCGCCAGGCGCTCGGCGGCTATACCCGCCGGGAGACGGCGGTCTTTCTCGACAAGTTGTCCAAACTGCTCGACGAATATGAGTTCAATCAGGAGGAGTTGCTCGAAGCCGAGCACGTTCTGCACGCCGGGGACGATCTGGTGGAGATCCCCTGCCCGAGTCACGACAACCCGTTAATGATCATTCCCAAGCACTACCGGCGGCAGTTCCTCGACGACCTGTTCAAGAACGACGAGATGAAATGGCGGCTGTTCACCGAAAAGGAATACGAGTGGATCTTCCGCAACACCTCCTGCACCATCTGCAGCTCACTCTACCAAGCGCTGCTGGACCGGCTGAAAAGCCCGGCCGAGGTATTGAAGATGCTCTATGCCCGCCCCTACCATTTCAACCGGCGGCTCGGCGAAGGGATCAGCGTTTTCAACCCCGGCGACAAGCCGATGCGCCAGAACGTCTTCTCCAATGAAATGCTGCAGACCCGCATCAACTCGATCCTCCGGGACAGCAACCAGGTGAAATACCTCTTTTCCCTCTACGCCAAGACCAACAACGGCATCTACGCTATGATGGACATCAAGGGGCACAATACCGACCGGCTGATCGAGCTGCACAACATCGTCAGCGAGGGGGTCCACAAGGTGGACGACCTGGAAGAAAACGTCGATTCGCTGTTCCTGGCGCTGATGAACCCGGAAGACAAAAAAAATATCGAGAGCTTCCAGTCTTTCCTTGATCGGATCCAGTATATCAAGGTACCGTATATCCTCGACCTGAACACCGAGGTGGAGATTTACCGGAACGTCTTCGGCAAGCATATCGATCACAGCTTTCTGCCGCGGGTACTGCACAATTTCGCCCGGATCATCATTTCGTCGCGCATGAACGAACAGTCGCTGGCCATGGCGGAATGGATTCCCGAGCCGCACCGCTACAGCACGTTCTGTGACTTCAACCTGCAACTTCTGAAGATGGAGATCTACACGGGCTATATACCCGCCTGGCTCTCCGAGGATGACCGCAAGAATCTGACGGCAAAACGGCGCCGGCAGATCATTGCCGAATCGGAGATGGAGGGGGACCGCGGCTTTTCCGGCCGGGACGCGATCAAGATTTTCAACGATTTTTATTCGACCTACGCCCGGAAAGACAAACTGATCACCATGACCATCCTCAACAACTTCTTCACCAAGGTCCAACCGGAGCTGGGGCGGCAGATCCCCCCGGGATTTCTCGAATCGCTGATGCGCCTGTACAATTACACCATCCTGCAGGAAGTGAAAGAATCCCTCTACTATTACAACGAAGAGCAAATCTCCCGGGACATCCAGAACTATCTTTTTGCCATCAATTTCGAGCCGGGAGTCGACGAAACCTGTACCTGGACCGGGGAGAAGCTGCACATCAGCGAAGCGTTCTTCGAAGGGATCGAAAACCGGCTGCTCGGTGGTAGCGTGGATAGCGAAAAACGCCGGCAGTTCCGGCTCGCCACCCAGAAGGAATATACCGCCCGGACCCTGACCCAGGAGATTCGTTCCGAGGGAAAACCGATTACCGGCACCCGGCTCTATCAGACCCTCTTTGAACGCTACCTCTTCAATCTGAAGGAAAAAGCCCTGGACCCGTTCCTCGATAACGCCAACTTCCGGCGGGCAATCAAGGACTTTGGCCGGGATGAATTCAAAACCTACGACAAACGGATCAGAAGCGATGTCACCTTCCTGATCAACAACCTTGGCAGCAAATACCGCTATACGAAAAACGGCGCCAAAGAGGTCTGCATCTACGTCATCGACAACGACCTGGCCCGGACATTCGGCCGACCCTGATGCCGTCGGCCAATTTTACTGTGATGGAGGTTTTATGGTAGTGCGATGGATCAGCGTTTTGCTGGTGGTACTGTTCGCGGGAACCGGAGTCGCGACGGCCGCCGCTCCCACAGGAACACCGAACCAGGAACTCCTTGAGCGGATCAAGAACCTGGAAAATCAGATCCGTGAAATGAAAGATCTGCAAAAACAGCACGAAGACCAGCGACTGCGGGAAAAAGAGAATCAGTGTATGACGGCGATCGGGATCAAGGAGTTCTGCGGCTGCCTAACCGCCAACCTGCCGAAGGAAGTTGACTTTACCCGGTATATTCAGACCGTGGTCGGCACCCAGGATAAAGGCGTCGTCCCGGCCGATATGGACAAGAAGCTCGCCGAACGGATTTTCATGACCCGGGACATTTGCACCGGCAAGGGGAAATAGCCGGCCAGCCCGATATGCTCGGTCGGAGATCCACAGAAAAAGCCCGCGGCATGCTGCGGGCTTTTTCTGTTAAGTCTGGCGTACCCCCCACCCCTTTACATCTCTACCCGTGTCACCACCCCCTGGAGCTTGCTGGCGGGCATCTTGTTGAACTGGACAAAGTTGGCCGACTGGCGCTTGATGGTGGAAAAAATCTTCCAGATCGGGTTATTGGTGGCGATATCCTCGATGCCGTAGAAAATGACCTTCTCCTGAATCTCGTGCTTTTTCAGCAGCCGCTCGATATCCACCATTTCCATGTAGCCCGCCCGGACTTCAAAGGCGTCGAGACCGGTGCCAAACCCCGTGGTGAGCTTTACCTTGACGCCGAACGGCTCTTCGGTCCGGGTCAGCGAAACGAAGATGTTCCGTTCGTAGATGATATTGCTGCGGATGATGCAATGAATTACGTAGGGAGGGACCACCACCGCTTCACGGGTAAAGAACAGCGCGGTGCCGGGAATATTATGCCCCTTGGCATAAATCTGCTCGTAGGAAAGGAGAAAGGTCTCCAGATCGAGCGGCTTCAGCGCCCGGTAAAGCGCCCGCTGGCCGAAAGTCCAGATGAGAATGGTGGCAAAGGGGAGCGAGGCGAGGATGATCGACCAGTAGCCGCCATGGGGCAGCTTGTTGAGACAGGCGAAGAAAAAAATGAAGTCGACGATGGTCACCAGTGCGGCAAAGGGGACTTTCCATTTCTTGGTGGTCCGGGAAAAGATCATGATCATCATGATACCGGTGATGGTCATCGTCCCGGTAACCGCAAGGCCGTAAGCAGCCGCCAGGTTGTCCGATCTCTTGAAGATGAGCATGATGAAGATGACCGCCGTCAGGAGCGCCCAGTTCACCGAACCGATGTAGATCTGGGACTTGAGGTGGCTGGAAGTGTAGTCCACCTTCATCAGCGGCATGATCCGGGTGGTAATCCCCTGGTAGATGACGGAGAAGACCCCGCTGATCATCGCCTGCGAAGCGATGATGGTCGCCAGGATGGTCAGGATCAGGAACGGGATGTAGAGCAGCGGCGCTTCCCACTGGATCATGCCGAACAGCAGGTTCTTGTTCGTCCCATGGGAGAGGACGTAGGCCCCCTGCCCCAGATAGTTGATGACCAGGGCACAGAAGACGAAATACCAGGCGCGCCTGATCGGCTGGCGGCCCAGGTGTCCCATGTCGGCATACAGGGCCTCACCGCCGGTAGCGCAAAGGATTACTTCCGAGAGGACGAAAAAACCGGCGAAGCCGTTTTCCCTGAGGAACAAAAATGCGTAGTGGGGGCTTATCGCTTTCACTACCTCGGGATTGGTGGCAATGGCAGCAACACCCGAGATCGTCAGGGCGCCAAACCAGATCACCATGATCGGCCCAAAGGCGCCGGCAACTTTGTCGGTGCCCTTGAACTGGAAGACGAACAGGGTGACTGCCACCAGGGCGGCAATCAGGATCAGCGTCCAGTGGTGGAGATTTTCCAGGCCGGGAATCAGCACCATCCCTTCCACCGCGGAAAGGATACTGATCGCCGGCGTGATAACCCCATCACCCAAGAGGAGCGAGACGCCGAGGTAAGAGAGAAAGACCACGAAGGTCAGCCGGCGGCCCGGTTTGAGGAGCCGGATCAGGATCTCCTTGAGAACGATGGTCCCCCCCTCCCCTTTGCGGCCAAGCCCCATGGCAAGCCAGGAATACTCGGCAGAAACGAGGACAGTCATGGTCCAGAAGACCAGGGAGAGAATCCCCATCACATTGCCGATGGTCGGCTTGGTCAGGGCGAAGATGACAGTCAGGGTATAAATGGGGCTGGTGCCGATGTCGCCGAAAACCAGCCCCATCGACTTGATGATCCCCCCCCAGAATGAGGCGCTGCCTCCTTGTTTCATAACAGTTTCTCCCGAGAAAAATAACCGGCCCCTTATATCATTTAAGGCTTGGCAACACAATATGAAAAGCCGGCCGACCATTCCGACAAACCTGCTTGACGCACCGGCAAGCCATCGGGTAGTCTGGAGAGATGACCTACCAGCAGCAACAGCCGAAAAAAACGGAACTTCTCGCCCCCGCCGGCTCACTGGAAGCATTCTTCGCCGCCATGGAGAAGGGGGCCGACGCAGTCTACGCCGGGTTGCGGGATTTTTCCGCCCGGGCCAAGGCGAAGAATTTCAGCGCCTACCAGCTGGAACGGATGGTGGCCTACGCCCATTCGCTCTCGCGCAAGGTCTACGTTACCCTCAATACCCTGGTCAAGGAAGGCGAACTCCCCCAACTGGTGGAGACGCTGGCAGCCCTGGAGGCAATGGGCGCCGATGGGGTCATCATCCAGGACCTCGGGGTGGCACGGCTCATCCGTGACCATTTCCCTGCCCTTCCCCGCCATGCCTCCACCCAGATGACCATCCATAATCTGCCAGGAGTCCGGATGCTGGAGGAGCTTGGTTTCGAGCGGGTGGTCCTGGCCCGCGAGCTGCACCTCGACGACATCCGGGCGATCACTGCCGCCAGCAGCGCCGAAATAGAGTGCTTCATCCACGGCGCCCTCTGCTTCGCCATCTCGGGGCAATGCTATTTCTCCTCGTTCCTCGGCGGCCACAGCGGCAACCGCGGCCGCTGCGCCCAGCCCTGCCGCCGCCAGTACCGCTACCGCGGCAAGGAGGGGTACTACTTCTCCACCAACGATCTCTCGACGATCGAAATGGTCCCGCAGCTGGTCGCGGCCGGGGTTGCCTCGCTAAAGATCGAAGGGCGGATGAAATCGGCCGAATACGTCGCCAGCGTCGTCGAGGCCTACCGGCAGGTGCTCGACGCGCCGGAGCGGAAACGAAGCGAGGCGGTGGCGGCAGCCAAAGAGCTCCTCAAACTCTCCTTCGGCCGGGTGCCGACCAAGGGTTTTCTCGGCTCGCGCGAGCCGACCGATATCGCCACGCCGACCCTCCGCGGCGCCACCGGCCGGTTCCTCGGCGAGATCAGGAGCATCCGCGGCGACCGGATCACCTTCGAGACCCGGGACCGGCTCTTTGTCGGCGACCGGATTCGGGTCCAGCCGAAAAGCGACATGGCCGGGCGGGCATTCACGGTCAAGGAGCTGTTCGCCGGCAAGG contains:
- a CDS encoding serine protein kinase PrkA, with protein sequence MNANSKWTLHQHLEAVKNGSRRFENAFQGVARMILEGEIEKITVNGRMTYDFKIFRTGRKHPIGMYDEINSFVSFVKDAAEGGSSKEMAFVLVGEPGNGKTFFVEFVCAKYRQFLNREENRKFTFQFTGMDRLGSYGKIATIESQTYEDPMILAMNLGETTDETRNYLAAQFGFSDDELETFYDDYRPLGACSGYMWNDIRKFTGGDLAEMLSFVEVVPVPLTESLGTVTGKYAAKDKITSSAVDLLGEESIQRLLHITDTNNPYRFDLRRGALARVAGGGIHFSDEIYKNKKDLVQVYLGVIQNRVIEIDGYKWPIDTLIIATSNNSEFNRFLAEKEEAPIIDRCRICYVSHNTNYRMQESLTNYAIGSETKTTLTKEELHQDPNLNYAASVAITLTRLPRSEKLTPIETMKLAAGEIAGEKSLKTLAEVIDVLNQEPDITKRFGQRGLGQRNLGRAIQLLVESSETNEGRCMVAHDVFTSLERIVLDYVADANDRAKYLEDLKTAKGLYRERIMTEMFNAYMDEPYAIKKDVMNYVNMVIGIDAENLGPDKMWKYKDPQTGELKALKIDERYVRNVEDRLGLKTDEQRESFRTSVRKIYGQKISVDPNYDFMDNLELVKAVTDVRLKSDIAGAGSLIGALANRTNEENQKLYDRMITTMLKKLGYCRTCAQKTIEYFCTQEDET
- a CDS encoding DUF444 family protein codes for the protein MDQKLLHLLNTLNEQDLSPEREARLRQELAEGRKHILPSPPLVAPRQPGIYDYADPAALQGIAAMQGSSATSMHSLDELLERDRLREEDGFPRKIRIGKLIKPTRGGKEKFVVVPTTVEEKFIHDRSPLPPEEEEPLGGAGDGEEGEVIGEQPVRPEQGGGSGTAGHGEGESHELESSAYDLGKILTERFQLPNLKEKGKKSSLSHYTYDLTDRNRGFGQILEKKQTLRRIIETNINLGTITDVADIDTTQLLIAPRDRIYRILSRELEYESQALVFFIRDYSGSMEGLATEVICSQHVLIYSWLLYQFARQVESRFVLHDNDAREVPDFYTYYNLRVAGGTRVAAALRLVNELVEQENLAKDYNIYVFYGTDGDDWDTNGEQTLPELRRMLGYSNRVGITIAEHNAYGSTGATEVERYLKRSGLLEEQPELLRLDIMGEDADEPRIIDGIKKLIS
- a CDS encoding SpoVR family protein, whose protein sequence is MQLIDQHTKKIMEGCKERAREAGLRFQDETLEYIVTNRDMLELSPKVMIPTLYDYWVHDVEVMKGKGKYELYPHNPYETVINTRPPISFYNDNNPDWLNVMIFYHVLAHIDFFQNNLYYRHTWDYDLTGKALSDKRLIARLRSEHGRWVDYLIEFGRSIDNLVGYFDELSGLFREEIPPFTRRLDFYFDYFLQTIKKTKTADYVKEIERYNRSMREYGELGEETFFADTARKYPEFEAIYLKSTQGGKTRKQDLLQFIMENSEFLNQSENKWMKSVLELLRSTSIYFQPQIRTKIMNEGWASYWHEQLFLTDERIKGHEIDFARCHSGVTALSRVGLNPYAIGMRLFQYLEEIADQGRLSLDFQRLADIGLRERYDRQTGTGREMIFALRENYCDFSFISTFIDQDFVNRHKLFVAGRRFNKERMAWQYYVKSRKAEEYRAMLLNSLYHPPKIEIELHKGGGKYLYLIHQFEEKPLIREFIANTMMGIEFLWGGPVQLETSEVVSGPPAESYQTLAQQPKRGQGAKIHWRRFVYTMENRALTKTAL
- a CDS encoding serine protein kinase PrkA encodes the protein MDTIARALQHIDLKMKDWNHRAPIPFEEFLNILVSRPNAVIRNIFQLFHDMVMSHISIGSDEYPDDPESIHYMPYDCRKLFVENTDNPFFADRLFANRLVNLVEAWQRGTQQNKIYVFEGPPGSGKSTLLNNLLMKFENYANTSEGMCYEAVWRLDRQALGGYTRRETAVFLDKLSKLLDEYEFNQEELLEAEHVLHAGDDLVEIPCPSHDNPLMIIPKHYRRQFLDDLFKNDEMKWRLFTEKEYEWIFRNTSCTICSSLYQALLDRLKSPAEVLKMLYARPYHFNRRLGEGISVFNPGDKPMRQNVFSNEMLQTRINSILRDSNQVKYLFSLYAKTNNGIYAMMDIKGHNTDRLIELHNIVSEGVHKVDDLEENVDSLFLALMNPEDKKNIESFQSFLDRIQYIKVPYILDLNTEVEIYRNVFGKHIDHSFLPRVLHNFARIIISSRMNEQSLAMAEWIPEPHRYSTFCDFNLQLLKMEIYTGYIPAWLSEDDRKNLTAKRRRQIIAESEMEGDRGFSGRDAIKIFNDFYSTYARKDKLITMTILNNFFTKVQPELGRQIPPGFLESLMRLYNYTILQEVKESLYYYNEEQISRDIQNYLFAINFEPGVDETCTWTGEKLHISEAFFEGIENRLLGGSVDSEKRRQFRLATQKEYTARTLTQEIRSEGKPITGTRLYQTLFERYLFNLKEKALDPFLDNANFRRAIKDFGRDEFKTYDKRIRSDVTFLINNLGSKYRYTKNGAKEVCIYVIDNDLARTFGRP
- a CDS encoding KUP/HAK/KT family potassium transporter; its protein translation is MKQGGSASFWGGIIKSMGLVFGDIGTSPIYTLTVIFALTKPTIGNVMGILSLVFWTMTVLVSAEYSWLAMGLGRKGEGGTIVLKEILIRLLKPGRRLTFVVFLSYLGVSLLLGDGVITPAISILSAVEGMVLIPGLENLHHWTLILIAALVAVTLFVFQFKGTDKVAGAFGPIMVIWFGALTISGVAAIATNPEVVKAISPHYAFLFLRENGFAGFFVLSEVILCATGGEALYADMGHLGRQPIRRAWYFVFCALVINYLGQGAYVLSHGTNKNLLFGMIQWEAPLLYIPFLILTILATIIASQAMISGVFSVIYQGITTRIMPLMKVDYTSSHLKSQIYIGSVNWALLTAVIFIMLIFKRSDNLAAAYGLAVTGTMTITGIMMIMIFSRTTKKWKVPFAALVTIVDFIFFFACLNKLPHGGYWSIILASLPFATILIWTFGQRALYRALKPLDLETFLLSYEQIYAKGHNIPGTALFFTREAVVVPPYVIHCIIRSNIIYERNIFVSLTRTEEPFGVKVKLTTGFGTGLDAFEVRAGYMEMVDIERLLKKHEIQEKVIFYGIEDIATNNPIWKIFSTIKRQSANFVQFNKMPASKLQGVVTRVEM